ATCTATTTTGGTTGTGATCCCCCTTTGTATAGATATAGAAGGATATTTATAGGCTATGATTGGTTATGGACATGCCCATGACAAGTCTAGGGTTTCTGCTAAAAGCCCACTAATTGGTTAAACTACATGTAAAAGAGAGCTGTCTATTGGGCCTGTTGGAAATAATTAGGCTCGTGCGTGATGTAATTGGACAATTGGGAACCATTGTACGTTGGAGACACGTGTCGTCAAAAGGTTTAACCATTAAAAGTAGAGGTCTAAAATAACCTTCTGGCTAAAAAGTGGATGAGGTGCGCACACTACCATGCCTGGACGCAGGGGACAAGATCTAATTTTGTGTTAGAAAAAGTGTAACTGTCATTGGGCAAACTAGATTACACCAAAGGTAGACATCTGTGACACTCTTAGGTGATAAGTGTCCGTGATAAGCTCTTTGACTACCTATTCAGGTATCAGTTGGGTAGGCTTTTGCACTTGGACATTCCCGGTATCTGGAGAGATAGTATGTCTTCCCTATTAGGAGACTAGGATAAGGTGAGGTAGACTTTTGCTTGTCTCATAGTCTTGACTTATTCCTGATTCTGTGAGGCTTCTTTGtgacataataataattagggATTTTAATTAGTGAGATTATAAGGTTAATTTTTTCCTTTATATGCCACATGTCACATGCTTAGAAACACGTATAACAGCAATGCTATGTCATACCCCTCAATAGTATATTGTAACATATACACTTCGTACCTCAACCATACTAGTGTTAGTAGCATATAACTTATACAATCTAACATGTATACTATatgcacacacatatatatatatatttacactaATCTTACTTCATTTCTAAATTCACGTTTACCAGTCAACCTGAGTGAAATATCGCTTGCTGAACGGAGGCCCTATGTCACATTTATGTAAAATAGGTAAGTGTTACTATAAACACTTTTGGGGACTTAAAGTCAAAACTAGAatttttcctatcgataaatagcatATAATTACCCTAAGATAATCTCCaacaattggcctcagagccatggtaatgatttactttcatgaaatatagaTTTAAACCCATGTTTGTGTtaatttggatgtgttcatgttggtttttTTGCATAACTGATGATTGTATGGAAAACGCAATGTACGttgataaatattttttgttttgctcTGAAAATATTtagatgaaaaattaaaaaatttaggcttttacagaactcaattaggattttttatgaattagttatgatgttTTGAATTTGGATGAAAATATTTGAAACCAAGCAAcacgtgcgcgcgcggatggggagACTCACTCTCACAAGAGGCCTTCAAACAAGGCCCTGTCCGAACTTTTCCCCTTCTGACTGAGGATTGCCCCCCAAACAGGCTGCTTGCAACCTTTCCCTCGCCCACATGCAGCCTCGTGTGCGCACGGGGActatgcattgcatactcccCCAGTGCAATCTTGTTTTTGTGATATCTAttgattcaaaaatcatttttcaCTGAAACAAAATTCTATTTtgggtagaattttgtgtagaatctgattTTTCAAATAgaaatctaattatcataataaaattaatttttaaaattttttaattaattaaaattagttttagatattagtagccttagaatttgaaaatttgatttttccacAAACTAGCCTTATGGTtactgttaacgcagattttcgttaaccaaaatTTGAGCCTAACAGTGATAATTTcacacagaaaaataaaagcaGTAAAGTAAAAAGTATGAACACAAGGAATTTTTTATGTGGTTtcgcagttaaaattctgcatagtccacgagtcaatcttattagatttctgataGTTTTTTAGGGCCTCTTTTTCTTTGTATGATTTTATGCCCCTTTTTAGATCTtacttgccactatttataatcatATAGTAGGCAGTTAATTATAAAGTTGACTGTAATCTTTACAGCGTTTTTCTCCTGAAATCATGGagtttgattacatatcacgtagtgtaaatgtggttattatttgaatatcGCACAGCTGTCATTTTCCAACTTATACTGGGTCAAAATGATCGTGTAATTAAACACATCTTTAACTGTAGCATTCTGGGATATCTCGATAGGAATTTGGTTCCAATGACCTTGATAGCGAGCTAGAGCTTTCTCCCCTATCTTTCCAAGGTCGATGATGTACACCTTGCTGCTTCTTTGTTTGAAGACTTAATGCTTCATTCTGATAATTGCAGTTCTTATTACCAAAGAGTTCCTCGGTAGTCATTTAAATGTCAGCTTCTGACTCATCAAGATTATAAGTCTCACAGGAAGATGTTTGAAGTTAATTGGTGAAGGTACCAGGAATGCGTTGTCCTATAGAGAGACAGGCGCCTCGCTTATTAGGTCTCAAGTCCACCCAActgttatacttagtttgtacaTTATACACTAAGTGTTTTCTCAGTCGATATGCGTCGCTTTCGTCTTCCCAGGTGTAACGAAGTTGATGTCTTGCTTTATGcatggtttctcgttaatacaCGAAATAACAGTTTGTATATCTTTTCCTCGCATAACACCTTATAGTCAGCGAGTTGCAAGTATACTCTGTTACTTACGCAATTAATGAGTTGTTCCATTAAAAGTGATTTCATCGATCCATATTCCCTCTATCTTGACATGTGTCCTCCACTCAAATGGTAGTCGAATTTTAGGTATAataattgccccttaaaaatttctttttaataaaaagtgcttttaaataattacatagGGCATTTGCGTCataattgttggaattattttaccaggatctagctttactaacaagtatattattaaacatcctaaatatgaacttctaaaatgatatgaaataaacacatataaagtattagaaaccttacagtggttgcagcggaatataatgtctccttctactcagatctctaacccttctatcctttctgtagcagagtatcactgATTAAAGCTCAAATTGGTACATTTTAAGcctttatttatacatatataattaatataaattagatATTCCTTAGTTTTTatggtaaatttattttaattggaaatatttaatttatattcatttttgtgttatttttccaaaaattttATGAAGtgataaaattacaaatcaatgaGATCAAGAAAGAAGGCCCATAACCACAATATAAGTTAACAAATTGGGCTCAAATATCCAATATTGGAGCTTTGTTGAATGATCAAAGGGACACGAGTGGGATTTAGTTTTTCTCTGTAGCAGTTACCTTTTTTGCCTTCGTTCTTTTCGATCTTTTCTCAACATGATCTCCAGTTCATCTTCCCAGTCCGGCCGCGATGGTGTAGTGTGCCACGATTTCTGGAGTTATTGCCCCTCCACTCTCATTTCTGGGTCTATAAATGAACAACTGTGTAGTATGTTTTCCCTATACCTGCGTTTCTTATACACATACTCTGTTTTCTCTAACCTTATGGACTCTATTCTGCATAACATGGAGTCGAGCCTGGTGTTGTCTGAAAAAGAGCGATCAGTTCATTCCTTCTCTGATGCGGATCTTGCGGTGGACTCTGCAGAGCCACGGTTTTTCCTGGTGGCCCGATGCCTCTCTTCTTCAATTAATCCCAAAAATTTCACTAAGAAGATGGGGGAGTTCTGGACCAACAAATGTCGTTTCCCGGTAACTGTCTCTAAAATGCATTCCAATTTATTTTTGCTAACTATTGGCTGTGCAGGAGATAAACTGAGGATTCTTAATGGTGAACCTTGGCACTATTTCAACCAACTTATCTTGCTTCACTCACCAAAGCAACTTCAGAATGTTACTCCCGATGATCTGTTTAAAGTGCAATTCTGGGTGCAAATTCACAGGCTGCCATTTCTAAGTAAATCTAGAGCGTTAGCTATGAAGGTGGGAGAATGGATTGGGGAATATATTGATGTTTTTGAGGATTCTCTTTATGAAGGCTGGGGGCATTTTATTCGTATCAGAGTTATGCTTGATATCACTCACCCTCTTATGCGTGGCAAGTTAGTCACTCTGCCTAAGGTTCGCGATGAACATTGGATTGAGTTCCGTTACGAGAATCTccatattttttgttttcactGTGGTATAATTGGCCACCCTTTTGAGAAGTGTTCTGGCTTTATGGAATTGGTGGATGCTGGTGTTGATCCTGATTTACCTTATGGACCCTCTATGATGGGAGATAAACTACCAAATTCGGGTTATGATCGTTATCGATCTGATTTTTCCACTGCTAAAGTCTATCCTTTTCTCACCCGTGTTGCTCAGAAATCTATTGCTGCTATAATCCCTCCCACAAATATTAACCAACACCGTTTGATTAACAGGGACCCTCACCCCATACCTCTCACTGTTGCTGAAAATAACAAGTTACCCTCATCCTCAAACCCAACAGTCGAGCCTCTCCCTGAACTTCCTCAACCTTTCCCTTCATTTTTCCAAAGTTTATCCTTGGCTTTTCCCACCAATAATTCCAGTCCCCATTCCAAACTCACACTACTGCCCAATACCATTCTGATGCTATCCCTCAACCGAATGTTTATGCCACTTATCCACCTTCGGATATCAATGTAGGTGCTGGTGCGAATTCCATTTTTTGTGATTCTACCATTACATCTGTTAAAGACAAAGGGAAATCAATAATGATTGAAGATGGTTTCAATGATGGGAGCTCCTCAAATAAGACTTTTAAGAGGCATGTAGATCCTGAAAATTTTTGAAGTATCCTGAACCGATGTCGTAACAACAACTCGGGGAACATTACTTTAAACGAATTCTGTACTTAGCAAGTTTCTGATGACCAATCGGATTCCCATGAGGAAAATTCTTTTTGTTCAGCGGTGGTTGCAATCCAGCAGCCCCGCAAGGCGCCATGAAGATTATTAGTTGGAATGCGAGGGGTTTGGGCAATCCTTCTGCATTCAGGCACCTTAAACTGCTTGTTAAACAGCAGTGTCCGCATGTTTTATTTATCATGGAGTCCAAATTAGCTTGTAACTCTATCAATCGGGTCTGTACTGTTCTAAAATTTAGTCATGGTTTAGAAGTTCCTAGGCAAGGTTTAAGAGGGGGTTTATTGTTGTTATGGAAAGATCATGTTGATGTATCTCTCACCTCATTCTCAATGAATCATTTTGATGTTTTTGTTTCGTATGATCGCTGGCCTCGGTATCACTTCACTGCTTTTTATGGTTCTCCtgaaacaaatcaaagaatacaAACTTGGAACTTATTGCGTTCTTTTGCTATTGCCTCTCAAGATGTTCCTTGGTTGATTATGGGTGATTTTAATGAACTTCTTTCTAATGATGATAAAGAAGGAGGTCCATTGAGACGAGAACAATTAATGGAGGACTTTAGGAAATCAATTGATGACTGTGGTGTAACTCCTCTGGATTATACGGGTAATAAATTTACTTGGtctaacaaaaattacaatggCTTACTTGTTAAAGAAAGACTTGACCGTGGCTTTATCAATGGGAAATGGAAGGAATTTTTTTCTGACAATCGCATTCATCATCTGGACTATTATAGTTCAGATCATAGAGCGATTGCTCTTAATATTTCCATGTTAACTCAGGATCAGCCAGATTTTAGACCTCGTAATCGATTTCGTTTTGAGCAATTTTGGCTCAAGGATGAGGAATGCAGAAACTTGATTGTCAACAATTGGAAATCTGGTTTGACGACTGACCCGTTGCCTTCCCTACTACAGAATATTAATTCTTGTTCTACTGCTCTTCAGACTTGGCACAACAATAAATATGGGCAGATGAAACATGACATTAATAAAGCTCAAAAAAAGGCAGCAGAGATGCATAATCTCTCGGTTTTTTCTACTGATCAGCATACTCAAATGGTAAATGCAGAGAAAGTGCTAGATGATCTTCTTGAAAAGGAAGAATTATATTGGCAACAAAGGGCTCGAGTTGATTGGTTGAAAAGTGGGGATGCAAACACCAAATTTTTTCATTCTAGAGCCAAATCgagatacaataataataaaattcgaTCTTTACAAGCTAGTGATGGAAGAATTCTTGTTTCAGACCAAGCTTTTGCTGATGAGGCCTCTTTATTTTTTTCCCAATTGTTTGCTACTTCGGGGGTGGATTTGGAAGCTCTTAATGTTATTATGGCAGCCATTGATACTTCCATTACTGAAGACATGAATGACAGTTTATTGAAGACTTTCACGGGTGCAGATGTGGATGAAGCTCTTAAGTCTATGGCTCCAGATAAGTCGCCTGGTATGGATGGAATGTCTGCCATATTTTTTCAGCAACACTGGGATATTGTTGGTCCTATGGTTAAGGCTAGTGTTTTGAAGATTTTAAATGAAGGGGCGGATATGCATGATATTAACTCTGCTTTGATTACTCTCATTCCGAAAGTTGATCAACCTCAAAGATTAAGTGACTATCGGCCAATTAGCTTATGCTCTGTCTTATATAAGTTGGTGTCCAAAGCTATTGTGGCCAGATTTAAAAAGGTGCTACCAGTGGCTATTTCTCAGAATCAGAGTGCTTTTTTACCTGGAAGACTTATTACTGATAATGTTCTTCTTGCTTTTGAATTGGTTCACTGTCTTAAAAACAAGAAGAGAGGACGTCAGAGTTATGCTGCTTTAAAATTAGATATGAGCAAAGCTTTTGACCGCGTTGAATGGTATTTCCTGAAGGCTGTGATGCTTAAAATGGGCTTTCATGAAATTTGGGTTGAACTCGTTATGCGATGTGTTTCTTCTTCAACTCTTTCCTTCAATATAAATGGTGCTATCAAAGGCTTGGTCACTCCACAACGACGGTTGAGACAAGGAGATCCTCTCTCTCCGTACTTATTTTTGATTTGTTCTGAAGGACTCTCTGCTTTGCTGCGATCTGAAGAAAATAATGGTAATCTCAAGGGGCTGTCTATTTCTCGAGGGGCACCTTCTGTTTCTCATTTATTATTTGCTGGTGATAGCTTGCTATTTTGCCATGCGAATGATTCTTCATGTCAAGCCATAAGTCGTGTTCTGGATATATATCATCGTGCCTCGGGTCAGCTTCTCAATACGGACAAGACGGTTATGTCTTTCTCTCCTAATGCTAGTGATCTCCTGAAAAATAGATTTCATACTGTTCTTGGAATGCCTATCTGTGAATTGCATGAAAAATATTTGGGACTTCCTTCCTATGCTGGCCGAGATAAATCTGAGCTATTTAGCAATATTAAAGACCGTATCTGGAAGCTCATGAATGCCTGGCATGCCAAACTTTTCTCCATTGGTGGACGTGAGGTATTATTAAAAGTTGTTGTTCAATCGATCCCAACATATGCTATGAGTTGTTTTAGTCTTCCAAAGAAGTTCTGTCGCCAGCTTGAATCGATGATGGCTaatttttggtggggttctAGTACTAATAAGTCTAAGATTCATTGGAAAAATTGGAATTTGCTTTGTCAATCTAAAGCTGAAGGTGGTATGGGATTCCGTTCTTTTCTCCATTTCAATCAAGCTCTCTTAGCCAAACAGGCTTGGAGAATATTGGATGATCCCCACTCTCTTTTAGCTCGTGTGTTGAAAGCTCGTTATTTTAAGAACGGGACTTTTCTCAAAGCCTCAAAGGGAACTTTGCCATCTCTCACATGGCAAAGCATCTGTGATGGTCGTGAGCTTTTGATAAAAGGGTTGCGATGGAAAATAGGCTTAGGGAACTCTGTTAAATGTGTTTCAGATCCGTGGCTGTCTGGGAATACAACTTTTCGGCCTTATACTTATAGTGGAGATTTGGACTTTACAGTTGAATACTATATATCTCCTGATAGACGTTGGGATCTTAATTTATTAAGGCAGCATTTTGGACAAATTGATATCGATCGTATCCTCTCTATTTCGATTAGTCCTAATCCAAGAGAGGATCGGTTGATTTGGCATCACTCTGATTCTGGTTTTTATACTGTGAAGTCTCGTTATCAGTTGGCTGCGCAATTAGAGAAAATTCATGATACCTCCACTTCTAACTCTAATCACAGTTGGTGGAATCGAATGTGGTCTCTTAACATACCCAAAAAAGTTAAGATTTTTGCTTGGAGGGTTATTAATGATGCGTTTCCCACTGCGGTTAATCTGATGCATAGGAAAATCTCTCCTACTGCTACTTGGTCtctttgcaattgcttgagagaGTCCACTGGTCATGCATTGTTTCATTGTACTCGAGCTCATCCAGTTTGGTCCTTATACCATGTTTTTAATCCTGATCCTAATCTCTATCGAATGAATGGctttgagattttttcatctataGCCCTGGTACAACAGAATGCAGAGTTTGAAAAAATTCTATGTCTTATGTGGTGCATTTGGACTGAACGAAATAAGGAAATTCATGGATCGAAACCAAAACCTGCTGGTGTTATTTGCTCCTTTGCTGATCTGTATATTCATCAATTTCATAGAGCACAACTTTCACAGGCGGCTACCAATTCAAGCAACCTTTCCCCTACTGCTGCAACTGTTGGAAACTCCTCTGCTGCAATACCTTCTACTGGTGTTGGCACTGTTCCAGCTCATCCTAAATGGTGCCCGCCCCCCCCCCCCAGGTGCTTATAAAATTAACATTGATGCTGGTTTTAATGTGGCAGGTTCTGTTATTGGTATTGGGGCAGTTGTTAGGGACTATTTTGGTGATGTTGTGGGTGCCTACTCCAAGTCCCTGTTGGGTTGTTATTCGGTTAAAGAAATGGAAGCAATGGCTATTTTTCATAGCCTGAAATGGGCACTTCAACATGGACTGCAAATTGACTATCTTGAAACAGATTCCCTTATTGTTGCCACTGCCATCAATaaacattcagcaaaaggaaatGTCTCTATATTTTATGATATTGTTGATGATATAACTCTTTTATTATCCTCTTTTCCTAGAGTTCTCGTGTCTCATGTCAAGCGTGATGCTAATAAAGCGGCTCACGAGTTAGCGAGATTTGCCCTTCGATTGGATAATGATTGTTCTTGGTTGGGGGAAATTCCATCTCCAATCCACTCTGTTATTGTTATGGattctattcaataataataatagtgttttctcaaaacaaaaaaaaaaggacacGAACTGATCATGTCTCCCACACCAATTACGCCAGCCACTTCCTCCAAGAGCTCCACGTGTTTGAGCTGGTCTTCACTTCCAACAATTTGATGCAACATGGCCCACATTCTCATATTTTCAGCTTTTCAAGCTACTTCCCCTACTACATAGTACACGAATTTTTACCAGTTTAGAGAGCAAATGTGCACTATAAATAAGAGCTAAATACAATGAAAAAGGCATCAGATTTTTAGAGTAGAGAAAATACActttgtcattttatttttctctcttattattattttatttatacttattttagtgacaAAAATGAGTGTATTAAAATAGTAATATTGGTGAGGTTAGAGTGTAGCTATTGTACTTCTTATTTTAATCATTGATATTGATTCTTTTGTGCTTCATCTCCATATCTTATTTCTTAAATTGTTCTTcatcttctaatttttcttccaaatttaatagtatcttttatataagttcagtcatgcttttcttatgtaagttaggctattaatattttggtatatttattatattttatgtcgtttactgcattctgccaatagtagtattttgtcgatttatgatatataatatgatatgctGTGAAATTAGAAGTAAGGTTCAATTTAtgcaagattaattaatttgtgtttttaacatatatatcttccagttgtaattaatggtgtagaattgcAACTGCGTTTGGATTAATATCGGTATTAGAATAGGATTTGTATAGCTACATTTCTactttaccaaactctttaTCTGATCAACTTTCTCACCTcatcattttattatttctacTTCATTCACATTtctatcattttctatttaCTAAACTAATCTTTAGTGGTAATTTacctccctgtggatacgacatagcccgtttactaccgcgattgcagtgtaactaattgggtgacatcaatttttggcgccgttgccggggaggttTTTGCGCTACAAGAGGTTAGTATaacagttaatttttttttctctctttattATCTTTCATCATTTTTCATTTAGTATAATATAtacagttaattttttttttctctctttattatctttcatgatttttcatttagtataatatatgtatgtgtagtgttttttttttctttccctaatttacgttttttttaaaaaaaaaaatcaaatttatacacttattttttttttttaatttagtgttaacagtttttataaatatatatatcttatttctttcatttctttgtttcttttagttagaaaaaaaaattttgtcAAGTCTGtacattttatttgttattgttGATGTAGATTatatagatttattttttaaaaaaattaatttaatttacttCATTAgctaaattcaattttttttaattttttatttatttttattttatttatcataattttattttaattattaggttgctagtttcatttaacattttattttattattttttctacaCTTTTTACTTTTAGGATTAgacacttattattttttttaggttagttgtagatttttatcctttaaaaaaaaaaatctttagtgTCAAGAACAATTGTGTAAATAGTAAAAGTGGTAACGCTGAGTTATTCTGTCTAAGAAAGATTGGCTTTAAAGGTTTGTGATAGAGTACCCTCTACACTTTCTAGCAACCCCGGGGAGTTCTAGTAAAGTGTGGGACGAAGCGGTACCTTGGCAACCTTCCCAATCGGCCTGGGAATATCTCATGTATATACCCTTAAATTATTACATAATTGAACTttatactaattaaaaaaaatgaatgaagaAGATCATCGTCGATTTGAATATTTATATCCAATATATCTTGCTTcattaaacaataaaaattcTAGTGCTACTGAAGGTACTAGTAATTTTATCGAACCAGAATTTAGTGATGGGGAGGAAGCTTTCCAATACTATTCTTTTTACAAGAGTGAGAATTCCAAAAAGTGGAAAGCTTGGTATGAGTCTCATCGACCACGTCCTTGTGAACATACAACATCTAGTGCATATCCCTATGATGAGGAGGAAGAACAATCCTACAACTCTTACTATCAGAATAGTCTTGATTATTATAGTTGGAAGCCTGAGTACAACTATAATCCCTTATATGAGTGGAGTTGTGAAGAGGAAGATCCTTGGTTTAATCACAAATATTCTGATGATTATAGTTGGAAGCCTGAGTACGACTATAATCCGTTATATGAGTGGAGTTGTGAAGAGGAAGATGCTTGGTTTTCTCATAACTTTCAACATCTATACAACAGTTCCCTGAGTGACACTATTGTTGAGTTACAAGCATCTATGGTGATAAATTGCGAGATGATGAAAGACTTACTTGCTGAGCTGAAAGATATTAAGCAAGAATTGAGCAAGTTATCTGGTCACCTGGTAAGTTTGCATGCTAACGATTTTCCTCCACAACAGGTGAATGAAGCACTAATCTCCAATACTACCTTTCACAATTTTGATGAGGTAAGTGTCACCTCTACCTATAGTGGTGAAAATTTTAAAGAATCCACTCTACCGAGTACATGTGAGGGTT
This region of Cannabis sativa cultivar Pink pepper isolate KNU-18-1 chromosome 7, ASM2916894v1, whole genome shotgun sequence genomic DNA includes:
- the LOC133039749 gene encoding uncharacterized protein LOC133039749, translated to MESSLVLSEKERSVHSFSDADLAVDSAEPRFFLVARCLSSSINPKNFTKKMGEFWTNKCRFPVTVSKMHSNLFLLTIGCAGDKLRILNGEPWHYFNQLILLHSPKQLQNVTPDDLFKVQFWVQIHRLPFLSKSRALAMKVGEWIGEYIDVFEDSLYEGWGHFIRIRVMLDITHPLMRGKLVTLPKVRDEHWIEFRYENLHIFCFHCGIIGHPFEKCSGFMELVDAGVDPDLPYGPSMMGDKLPNSGYDRYRSDFSTAKVYPFLTRVAQKSIAAIIPPTNINQHRLINRDPHPIPLTVAENNKLPSSSNPTVEPLPELPQPFPSFFQSAGANSIFCDSTITSVKDKGKSIMIEDGFNDGSSSNKTFKSGGCNPAAPQGAMKIISWNARGLGNPSAFRHLKLLVKQQCPHVLFIMESKLACNSINRVCTVLKFSHGLEVPRQGLRGGLLLLWKDHVDVSLTSFSMNHFDVFVSYDRWPRYHFTAFYGSPETNQRIQTWNLLRSFAIASQDVPWLIMGDFNELLSNDDKEGGPLRREQLMEDFRKSIDDCGVTPLDYTGNKFTWSNKNYNGLLVKERLDRGFINGKWKEFFSDNRIHHLDYYSSDHRAIALNISMLTQDQPDFRPRNRFRFEQFWLKDEECRNLIVNNWKSGLTTDPLPSLLQNINSCSTALQTWHNNKYGQMKHDINKAQKKAAEMHNLSVFSTDQHTQMVNAEKVLDDLLEKEELYWQQRARVDWLKSGDANTKFFHSRAKSRYNNNKIRSLQASDGRILVSDQAFADEASLFFSQLFATSGVDLEALNVIMAAIDTSITEDMNDSLLKTFTGADVDEALKSMAPDKSPGMDGMSAIFFQQHWDIVGPMVKASVLKILNEGADMHDINSALITLIPKVDQPQRLSDYRPISLCSVLYKLVSKAIVARFKKVLPVAISQNQSAFLPGRLITDNVLLAFELVHCLKNKKRGRQSYAALKLDMSKAFDRVEWYFLKAVMLKMGFHEIWVELVMRCVSSSTLSFNINGAIKGLVTPQRRLRQGDPLSPYLFLICSEGLSALLRSEENNGNLKGLSISRGAPSVSHLLFAGDSLLFCHANDSSCQAISRVLDIYHRASGQLLNTDKTVMSFSPNASDLLKNRFHTVLGMPICELHEKYLGLPSYAGRDKSELFSNIKDRIWKLMNAWHAKLFSIGGREVLLKVVVQSIPTYAMSCFSLPKKFCRQLESMMANFWWGSSTNKSKIHWKNWNLLCQSKAEGGMGFRSFLHFNQALLAKQAWRILDDPHSLLARVLKARYFKNGTFLKASKGTLPSLTWQSICDGRELLIKGLRWKIGLGNSVKCVSDPWLSGNTTFRPYTYSGDLDFTVEYYISPDRRWDLNLLRQHFGQIDIDRILSISISPNPREDRLIWHHSDSGFYTVKSRYQLAAQLEKIHDTSTSNSNHSWWNRMWSLNIPKKVKIFAWRVINDAFPTAVNLMHRKISPTATWSLCNCLRESTGHALFHCTRAHPVWSLYHVFNPDPNLYRMNGFEIFSSIALVQQNAEFEKILCLMWCIWTERNKEIHGSKPKPAGVICSFADLYIHQFHRAQLSQAATNSSNLSPTAATVGNSSAAIPSTGSVIGIGAVVRDYFGDVVGAYSKSLLGCYSVKEMEAMAIFHSLKWALQHGLQIDYLETDSLIVATAINKHSAKGNVSIFYDIVDDITLLLSSFPRVLVSHVKRDANKAAHELARFALRLDNDCSWLGEIPSPIHSVIVMDSIQ